One Nesterenkonia populi DNA window includes the following coding sequences:
- a CDS encoding response regulator — protein MTRRVVIVDDHGIFRAGLRSELGDAVEVIGEAHDVESAVEAVTEQKPEVVLLDVHLPGGTGGGGAEVVRACRSLQEQTRFLAISVSDEASDVVSVIRAGARGYVTKTISTADLVDAVEQVAQGDAVFSPRLAGFVLDAFGTTGAAEDVRDEELDRLSAREVEVMRLIARGYTYRELAGELFISIKTVETHVSRVLRKLQLSSRHELTRWAEQRRIV, from the coding sequence ATGACGCGCCGCGTGGTGATCGTGGATGATCACGGGATCTTCCGCGCTGGGCTGAGGTCCGAGCTGGGCGACGCCGTGGAGGTGATCGGGGAGGCGCACGATGTGGAGTCCGCCGTCGAGGCGGTCACGGAGCAGAAGCCCGAGGTGGTGCTGCTGGACGTGCATCTGCCGGGCGGCACCGGCGGCGGGGGAGCGGAGGTGGTGCGGGCCTGCCGCTCGCTGCAGGAGCAGACCCGCTTCCTGGCGATCAGCGTCTCGGACGAGGCCAGCGACGTCGTCTCGGTGATCCGCGCCGGCGCCCGCGGCTACGTCACCAAGACCATCAGCACCGCGGATCTCGTCGACGCCGTCGAGCAGGTGGCCCAGGGCGACGCTGTGTTCTCTCCGAGGCTGGCGGGATTCGTCCTGGACGCCTTCGGCACCACGGGTGCGGCTGAGGACGTCCGCGACGAGGAGCTGGACCGGCTCTCCGCCCGGGAGGTTGAGGTGATGCGGCTGATCGCTCGCGGGTACACCTACCGGGAGCTGGCGGGGGAGCTGTTCATCTCCATCAAGACCGTGGAGACGCATGTCTCGAGGGTGCTGCGGAAGCTGCAGCTGAGCTCCAGGCATGAGCTCACCCGATGGGCTGAGCAGCGGAGAATCGTCTGA
- a CDS encoding ATP-binding protein produces MTATPSPSPRPAGRPPLRRALGTPLAGVALGTARHLGVSAPAARVGFILLAALGGAGILLYLWLWIFVPAEHEPAPTAGARGLSGPAAQPASESAPQSTRDDASPAARVRGALDSLTSSPEVLAGGVLLAAAALLAGQMLGLGVDWRIVLPPAVLLLGVLLAWHQLDRTGPHASSGDGRAALLWQIGGGAAMVLIAVLVIASGLVPAGELIMGITVAAMLLAGLGLVVAPWLIRLHRTSQAERARAAAEAERADIAAHLHDSVLQTLAMIQKQKTDPAAVERLSRGQERQLRAWLYRQNAESTGTLKDQLLAAAAELEDAHSVPVEVVSVGESQSPDHSALVGAAREAILNAIKHAGPASVYIESSAEEDAVFVRDRGAGFDVEALAEDPEKSDRLGVRESIIGRMRRSGGEARIRSGARGTEVQLHMPVEPRAPAEPPRAAPAPVQKGPVG; encoded by the coding sequence ATGACCGCCACGCCCAGTCCGTCCCCGCGCCCGGCCGGCCGGCCGCCGCTGCGGCGCGCCCTGGGCACACCGCTGGCGGGCGTCGCGCTCGGCACCGCCCGCCACCTGGGGGTCTCAGCCCCCGCGGCGCGCGTCGGCTTCATCCTGCTGGCCGCTCTGGGGGGAGCGGGGATCCTGCTGTACCTGTGGCTGTGGATCTTTGTGCCCGCCGAGCATGAGCCCGCTCCGACCGCTGGCGCCCGCGGCCTGTCCGGGCCCGCGGCTCAGCCCGCCTCTGAGAGCGCGCCGCAGAGCACGCGGGACGACGCCTCGCCCGCTGCCAGAGTTCGAGGTGCCCTCGACTCGCTCACCAGCTCCCCGGAGGTCCTCGCCGGAGGGGTGCTGCTGGCTGCCGCCGCTCTGCTGGCCGGGCAGATGCTCGGCCTGGGCGTGGACTGGCGGATCGTCCTGCCGCCGGCGGTGCTGCTCCTCGGGGTGCTGCTGGCCTGGCACCAGCTGGACCGCACGGGCCCCCACGCGTCCTCGGGGGACGGGCGGGCTGCCCTGCTGTGGCAGATCGGCGGCGGGGCCGCCATGGTGCTCATCGCGGTGCTGGTGATCGCATCCGGTCTGGTGCCCGCCGGGGAGCTCATCATGGGGATCACAGTGGCGGCGATGCTGCTCGCGGGGCTGGGGCTGGTCGTCGCCCCGTGGCTGATCCGCCTGCACCGCACCTCCCAGGCTGAGCGTGCACGCGCCGCCGCTGAGGCGGAACGGGCTGACATCGCAGCGCACCTGCATGACTCAGTGCTCCAGACCCTCGCGATGATCCAGAAGCAGAAGACCGACCCGGCCGCCGTCGAGCGCCTTTCTCGGGGTCAGGAGCGGCAGCTGCGTGCCTGGCTCTATCGGCAGAACGCTGAGTCCACCGGCACCTTGAAGGATCAGCTGCTCGCCGCGGCGGCCGAGCTGGAGGACGCGCACTCCGTGCCGGTGGAGGTGGTCAGCGTGGGCGAGTCCCAGTCCCCGGACCACAGTGCGCTCGTCGGAGCCGCCCGCGAGGCCATCCTCAACGCCATCAAGCACGCGGGCCCCGCCAGCGTCTACATCGAATCCTCCGCGGAGGAGGACGCGGTGTTCGTCCGGGACCGCGGCGCGGGCTTCGACGTCGAGGCGCTCGCCGAGGACCCGGAGAAGTCCGACCGTCTGGGCGTCCGCGAGTCGATCATCGGCAGGATGCGGCGGTCCGGGGGAGAGGCTCGCATCCGCTCCGGCGCGCGCGGCACCGAGGTCCAGCTGCACATGCCCGTGGAGCCGCGGGCCCCCGCTGAGCCTCCCCGTGCTGCCCCCGCTCCTGTTCAGAAGGGACCCGTCGGATGA
- a CDS encoding PspC domain-containing protein, translated as MDDKQHDGRREAGHQIFDWVRSTGARRPSNGWAGGVFAALGEKLGWDSTLVRGLGVLAFILVAAPTALLYGLAWLFLPDQEGRIHLQRALRGDFSSGAIGGGLLAGFGALNVFTPATAGPFQFVVNVVVLGVVGWVVYLLMRNFSRGSREERPSGDGRSGGGREEAQPARDDGRPAWYPKEGAERVPAASPTAADAHGEHTYTYSPETGTAPAPARHARAQRGAAADPDPAEREERRRRRMVTFGLLLLAAPAFGIAMLLGSALGFTATGAVLTVLAGLVALLALMHIGSGLRGRRGRTGLLASLTAVMLALAFGHSGGGATHVFGNYATSSEEVNTAFANTTVDLTDPSSYAGTDEGYAHHAEVNGGFGSVDVVVPDDAEVTVTASHAFSKLEFRTETFSEERVGIGTEERSFGPADEAGHVAGQIEISVNQAFGSVTVYDAATYEEEG; from the coding sequence ATGGACGACAAGCAGCACGACGGCCGCCGTGAGGCCGGGCATCAGATCTTCGACTGGGTGCGCTCCACCGGCGCACGCCGCCCCTCAAACGGCTGGGCGGGAGGTGTCTTCGCCGCCCTGGGCGAGAAGCTGGGCTGGGATTCGACGTTGGTCCGGGGGCTGGGCGTCCTGGCGTTCATCCTCGTGGCTGCGCCGACCGCCCTGCTGTACGGGCTGGCGTGGCTGTTCCTTCCGGACCAGGAGGGGCGCATCCACCTTCAGCGCGCCCTCCGCGGAGACTTCAGCTCCGGGGCGATCGGCGGCGGCCTGCTGGCCGGGTTCGGGGCGCTGAACGTGTTCACCCCCGCCACTGCCGGCCCGTTCCAGTTCGTGGTGAACGTGGTGGTCCTCGGCGTCGTCGGCTGGGTGGTCTACCTGCTGATGCGGAACTTCTCCCGGGGGAGCCGAGAGGAGCGGCCCTCAGGGGACGGGCGCTCCGGCGGAGGTCGGGAGGAGGCTCAGCCCGCGCGCGACGACGGCAGACCCGCCTGGTACCCCAAGGAGGGCGCCGAACGGGTCCCGGCAGCATCTCCCACAGCGGCCGACGCGCACGGCGAGCACACCTACACCTATTCCCCGGAGACGGGAACCGCCCCTGCTCCCGCCCGGCACGCCCGCGCCCAGCGCGGGGCCGCAGCGGACCCGGACCCGGCTGAGCGGGAGGAGAGGCGCCGTCGCCGGATGGTGACCTTCGGCCTGCTCCTGCTTGCTGCCCCGGCCTTCGGCATCGCGATGCTTCTCGGCTCCGCACTGGGCTTCACCGCTACTGGGGCGGTGCTCACCGTGCTTGCGGGACTGGTGGCGCTGCTGGCGCTGATGCACATCGGCTCCGGGCTGCGCGGACGGCGGGGACGGACCGGGCTGCTCGCGTCGCTGACCGCGGTGATGCTGGCACTCGCCTTCGGCCACTCCGGCGGGGGCGCCACTCATGTGTTCGGCAACTACGCGACCTCGTCCGAGGAGGTGAACACTGCCTTCGCCAACACCACGGTCGACCTCACGGACCCATCGTCCTACGCGGGGACGGATGAGGGCTATGCCCACCATGCGGAGGTCAACGGCGGCTTCGGCAGCGTTGATGTCGTGGTGCCCGACGACGCCGAGGTGACGGTGACTGCCTCGCACGCGTTCTCCAAGCTGGAGTTCCGCACGGAGACGTTCAGCGAGGAGCGGGTCGGCATCGGCACGGAGGAGCGCAGCTTCGGCCCGGCCGATGAGGCGGGCCATGTCGCTGGGCAGATCGAGATCAGCGTGAATCAGGCATTCGGCAGCGTCACCGTCTACGACGCCGCTACGTACGAGGAGGAGGGCTGA
- the rplL gene encoding 50S ribosomal protein L7/L12: MAKMSNEELLEQFKEMSLIELSEFVKLFEETFDVTAAAPAAVAAAPAAGGEGAEEAEEQTEFDVVLEDAGDKKIGVIKEVRGLTSLGLKEAKDLVDGAPKPVLEGVDKEAAEKAKETLEGAGAKVTLK, encoded by the coding sequence ATGGCCAAGATGAGCAATGAGGAGCTGCTGGAGCAGTTCAAGGAGATGTCCCTGATCGAGCTCTCCGAGTTCGTGAAGCTCTTCGAGGAGACCTTCGACGTGACCGCCGCAGCCCCGGCTGCCGTGGCTGCAGCCCCCGCCGCCGGCGGCGAGGGCGCTGAGGAGGCCGAGGAGCAGACCGAGTTCGACGTCGTCCTGGAGGACGCCGGCGACAAGAAGATCGGTGTCATCAAGGAGGTGCGCGGTCTGACCTCCCTCGGTCTGAAGGAGGCCAAGGACCTCGTCGACGGTGCCCCGAAGCCGGTCCTGGAGGGTGTCGACAAGGAGGCCGCCGAGAAGGCCAAGGAGACCCTGGAGGGCGCAGGCGCCAAGGTCACCCTCAAGTGA
- the rplJ gene encoding 50S ribosomal protein L10 encodes MANPEKAAAVEELKNLFSGSDAAVLTEYRGLSVEKLQKLRNSVRENANYAVVKNTLTEIAAEELGIDAFEGKMQGPSAIAFVHGDPVDVAKALRDFAKENPELIVKGGYMDGAALDESEIKKLADLESREVLLGKLAGAFIGAQSKAAAVLQAPLSKTVRTVEALRAKEEEAA; translated from the coding sequence ATGGCGAATCCTGAGAAGGCCGCCGCGGTTGAGGAGCTGAAGAACCTGTTCAGCGGCTCCGACGCGGCCGTGCTCACGGAATACCGCGGCCTCAGCGTGGAGAAGCTGCAGAAGCTGCGCAACTCTGTGCGTGAGAACGCGAACTACGCCGTGGTGAAGAACACGCTCACCGAGATCGCGGCCGAGGAGCTCGGCATCGATGCCTTTGAGGGCAAGATGCAGGGTCCCTCCGCGATCGCCTTCGTCCACGGCGACCCCGTCGACGTGGCCAAGGCACTGCGTGACTTTGCCAAGGAGAACCCCGAGCTCATCGTCAAGGGCGGCTACATGGATGGCGCAGCCCTCGACGAGAGCGAGATCAAGAAGCTCGCGGATCTTGAGTCCCGTGAGGTTCTGCTCGGCAAGCTGGCTGGCGCCTTCATCGGTGCCCAGTCCAAGGCTGCCGCCGTCCTCCAGGCGCCGCTGTCCAAGACCGTCCGCACGGTCGAGGCGCTGCGCGCCAAGGAAGAAGAGGCTGCCTGA
- the rplA gene encoding 50S ribosomal protein L1: MAQRSKAYRAAAEKIDENALYSPAEAVALAKDSNPSKTDATVEVAMRLSVDPRKADQMVRGTVNLPHGTGKTARVVVFTQGDNVAKAEEAGADFVGGDELIAKVADGWTDFDAAVASPDMMGKVGRLGKVLGPRNLMPNPKTGTVTPDVAKAVGEIKGGKIDFRVDKHSNLHFIVGKTSFDTQALAENYAAALEEILRLKPSASKGRYIQRATVATTFGPGIPVDPNVTKVVAE; the protein is encoded by the coding sequence ATGGCACAGCGCAGCAAAGCATATCGGGCGGCCGCCGAGAAGATCGACGAGAACGCCCTGTACTCCCCGGCCGAGGCAGTCGCCCTGGCCAAGGACAGCAACCCGTCGAAGACCGACGCGACCGTTGAGGTCGCCATGCGGCTTTCGGTGGACCCCCGCAAGGCAGACCAGATGGTTCGCGGCACCGTGAACCTCCCGCATGGCACCGGCAAGACCGCCCGCGTGGTCGTCTTCACCCAGGGTGACAATGTGGCAAAGGCCGAGGAGGCCGGTGCGGACTTCGTGGGCGGCGACGAGCTCATCGCCAAGGTCGCAGACGGCTGGACCGACTTCGACGCGGCCGTGGCCTCGCCGGACATGATGGGCAAGGTCGGCCGTCTCGGCAAGGTCCTGGGTCCTCGCAACCTGATGCCGAACCCGAAGACCGGCACCGTCACCCCAGATGTGGCTAAGGCAGTCGGCGAGATCAAGGGCGGAAAGATCGACTTCCGCGTCGACAAGCACTCCAACCTGCACTTCATCGTCGGCAAGACCAGCTTCGACACCCAGGCTCTTGCGGAGAACTACGCCGCAGCCCTGGAGGAGATCCTTCGCCTGAAGCCTTCGGCATCCAAGGGCCGCTACATCCAGCGTGCCACCGTGGCCACCACGTTCGGCCCCGGTATTCCGGTGGACCCGAACGTCACCAAGGTGGTCGCTGAGTAA
- the rplK gene encoding 50S ribosomal protein L11 has translation MAPKKKVAGLIKLQIEAGAANPAPPIGPALGQHGVNIMEFCKAYNAATEAQRGNVIPVEITVYEDRSFTFITKTPPAAELIKKAAGVKKGSSVPHTDKVGKLTQAQVEEIAQTKMEDLNANDIEAASKIVAGTARSMGITVDS, from the coding sequence ATGGCCCCGAAGAAGAAGGTCGCCGGTCTGATCAAGCTGCAGATCGAGGCAGGCGCCGCCAACCCGGCACCGCCCATCGGTCCCGCGCTCGGTCAGCACGGCGTCAACATCATGGAGTTCTGCAAGGCTTACAACGCCGCGACTGAGGCTCAGCGCGGCAACGTGATCCCTGTGGAGATCACGGTCTACGAGGACCGCTCCTTCACCTTCATCACCAAGACCCCGCCGGCCGCTGAGCTGATCAAGAAGGCAGCGGGCGTGAAGAAGGGCTCCAGCGTTCCCCACACTGACAAGGTCGGCAAGCTGACCCAGGCTCAGGTTGAGGAGATCGCCCAGACCAAGATGGAGGACCTCAACGCCAACGACATCGAGGCTGCCTCCAAGATCGTTGCGGGAACTGCCCGATCCATGGGCATCACCGTCGACAGCTGA
- a CDS encoding transcription termination/antitermination protein NusG, whose translation MSDQELEQEEAAEAVPADQEQPAAAEEEEEVVPAEEEKTYEERADELKAQLRRGLGDWYVVHTYAGYEKRVKSNLETRIQTQDMEDYIFEIDVPMEEVVEIKNTQRKIVNRVRIPGYVVVRMELSDESWGVVRHTPGVTGFVGNAHDPQPLSTDEVFEMLKEHRLGKPGEQKKVEVGDGEDGSAGAASSSDVKVDFEVGESVTVTDGPFATLPATINEIHADSRQLVVLVSIFERETPVTLNFNQVEKIY comes from the coding sequence GTGTCTGATCAGGAGCTTGAGCAGGAGGAGGCAGCCGAGGCTGTCCCGGCCGACCAGGAGCAGCCTGCCGCTGCCGAGGAGGAGGAGGAGGTCGTCCCTGCTGAGGAGGAGAAGACCTACGAGGAGCGCGCTGATGAGCTCAAGGCTCAGCTGCGCCGCGGCCTCGGCGACTGGTACGTGGTGCACACCTACGCCGGCTACGAGAAGCGTGTGAAGTCCAACCTGGAGACTCGCATCCAGACCCAGGACATGGAGGACTACATCTTCGAGATCGATGTCCCCATGGAAGAGGTCGTCGAGATCAAGAACACTCAGCGCAAGATCGTCAACCGGGTCCGCATTCCCGGCTACGTCGTGGTCCGCATGGAGCTCAGCGACGAGTCCTGGGGCGTCGTCCGCCACACCCCAGGGGTGACCGGCTTCGTCGGCAACGCACATGACCCGCAGCCGCTGTCCACCGACGAGGTCTTCGAGATGCTCAAGGAGCACCGCCTCGGCAAGCCCGGTGAGCAGAAGAAGGTCGAGGTCGGCGACGGCGAGGACGGCTCCGCCGGTGCAGCGTCCTCGAGCGACGTCAAGGTCGACTTCGAGGTCGGCGAGTCCGTGACCGTCACCGACGGTCCGTTCGCCACCCTGCCGGCCACGATCAACGAGATCCACGCCGACTCCCGCCAGCTGGTGGTGCTGGTCTCGATCTTCGAGCGCGAGACCCCTGTCACCCTGAACTTCAACCAGGTCGAGAAGATCTACTAG
- the secE gene encoding preprotein translocase subunit SecE: MSHTPVTDVDGASGDGGSKNPFVRTWRFLKQVIDELRKVIVPTRSELLNYTLVVLVFVLIVIGIVSGLDWVFSRGADFIFGA; encoded by the coding sequence GTGTCCCACACCCCGGTGACTGACGTCGACGGCGCATCCGGCGACGGCGGGTCCAAGAACCCCTTTGTGCGGACATGGCGCTTCCTCAAGCAGGTCATCGATGAGCTGCGGAAGGTCATCGTTCCGACTCGCTCGGAACTGCTGAACTACACGCTGGTGGTCCTGGTCTTCGTGCTGATCGTGATTGGGATCGTCTCCGGGCTGGACTGGGTCTTCAGCCGCGGAGCGGACTTCATCTTCGGCGCCTGA
- a CDS encoding pyridoxal phosphate-dependent aminotransferase, with protein sequence MPSPASRLSDRISAIAPSATMAVDSKAKAMKAAGEDVIGYGAGEPDFPTPDYIVEAAVAAAKDPRFHRYTPAAGLPELREAVAEKTARGSGYSADASQVLITNGGKQAVYAALAALIGPGEDVLVPAPYWTTYPEAIRLAGGNAVDVFAGPEQGFKVTVDQLEAALTPSTKAILFVSPSNPTGAVYSEEETLAIGRWAAEKGLWVITDEIYEHLTYDGVPFTSIASLPELADQVVIVNGVAKTYAMTGWRVGWMVGPADIIKGATNLQSHSTSNVANVSQMAALAAVTGPLDAVHEMRTAFDRRRRAMVDGLNSIAGFDCPTPAGAFYAYVDVRAALGQEIGGVVPQTSAQLAEVILEQAKVAVVPGEAFGPGGFFRLSYALGDEDLKTGIDRIRDLIGKA encoded by the coding sequence ATGCCTTCTCCAGCCTCACGCCTGTCAGACCGCATCAGCGCCATCGCCCCTTCCGCCACCATGGCGGTGGACTCCAAGGCGAAGGCCATGAAGGCCGCCGGCGAGGACGTGATCGGCTACGGCGCCGGAGAGCCCGACTTCCCCACCCCGGACTACATCGTCGAGGCCGCCGTCGCCGCCGCGAAGGACCCCCGCTTCCACCGCTACACCCCCGCGGCGGGACTCCCCGAGCTCCGCGAGGCCGTGGCGGAGAAGACCGCCCGCGGCTCCGGGTACAGCGCCGACGCCTCCCAGGTGCTCATCACCAACGGCGGCAAGCAGGCCGTCTACGCCGCGCTCGCCGCGCTCATCGGCCCAGGCGAGGATGTTCTCGTCCCCGCTCCCTACTGGACCACCTACCCGGAGGCCATCCGGCTGGCCGGCGGAAACGCCGTGGACGTGTTCGCCGGCCCAGAGCAGGGGTTCAAGGTCACGGTGGACCAGCTGGAGGCCGCGCTGACCCCCAGCACCAAAGCCATCCTGTTCGTCTCGCCGTCGAATCCCACCGGCGCCGTCTACTCCGAGGAGGAGACTCTCGCCATCGGGCGCTGGGCCGCCGAGAAGGGGCTGTGGGTCATCACCGATGAGATCTACGAGCACCTGACATACGACGGAGTCCCCTTCACCTCCATCGCCTCACTGCCGGAGCTCGCCGATCAGGTCGTCATCGTCAACGGCGTGGCCAAGACGTACGCAATGACCGGCTGGCGCGTGGGCTGGATGGTGGGCCCCGCCGACATCATCAAGGGTGCGACCAACCTGCAGTCCCACTCGACCTCCAACGTGGCCAATGTCTCCCAGATGGCTGCCCTGGCCGCGGTCACCGGGCCGCTGGACGCCGTCCACGAGATGCGCACGGCCTTCGACCGGCGCCGGCGCGCCATGGTCGATGGGCTGAACTCCATCGCAGGGTTCGACTGCCCCACCCCCGCCGGCGCGTTCTACGCCTACGTGGACGTGCGCGCAGCGCTCGGCCAGGAGATCGGCGGGGTGGTGCCGCAGACCTCCGCCCAGCTGGCCGAAGTGATCCTCGAGCAGGCCAAGGTAGCCGTGGTGCCCGGTGAGGCATTCGGCCCGGGAGGGTTCTTCCGGCTCTCCTACGCACTCGGCGACGAAGACCTGAAGACTGGCATCGACCGCATCCGAGACCTGATTGGGAAGGCCTGA
- a CDS encoding 6-phosphofructokinase: MRIGLLTSGGDCPGLNAVIRAAVLHGEKSFEDEFLGFRGGWRGLIEADYFPLTRNDVRGISRNGGTILGTSRTHPYNHPQGGAENIAETMKEHDVDAVIAIGGEGTLAGAKRMADDGIPVVGVPKTIDNDLKATDYTFGFDTAISIATDAMDRLRTTGESHHRSMVAEVMGRHVGWIALHSGMAAGAHAILIPEQRVSMDQICEWTEQVHSRGRSPLVVVAEGFIPEGAEEALAGKGVEDSGRPRLGGIGEWVTAQIEERTGIETRNTTLGHIQRGGNPTGYDRVLATRFGMKALDLVHEKAWGHMASLRGTEIVKVDLEEALDGLKEVPLERYEEAKILFGR; the protein is encoded by the coding sequence ATGCGCATCGGACTGCTGACCTCCGGAGGCGACTGCCCCGGCCTGAACGCCGTCATCCGTGCCGCAGTGCTCCACGGGGAGAAGAGCTTCGAGGACGAGTTCCTCGGGTTCCGGGGAGGCTGGAGAGGCCTCATCGAGGCCGACTACTTCCCCCTGACCAGGAACGACGTCCGCGGCATCTCCCGCAACGGGGGCACCATCCTCGGCACCTCCCGCACCCACCCGTACAACCACCCCCAGGGCGGGGCCGAGAACATCGCCGAGACGATGAAGGAGCACGACGTCGACGCCGTCATCGCCATCGGCGGCGAGGGCACCTTGGCAGGCGCCAAGCGGATGGCCGACGACGGCATCCCCGTCGTCGGTGTGCCCAAGACCATCGACAACGACCTGAAGGCGACTGACTACACCTTCGGGTTCGACACTGCGATCAGCATCGCCACCGACGCGATGGACCGGCTGCGCACCACCGGCGAGTCCCACCACCGCTCCATGGTCGCCGAGGTGATGGGACGGCACGTCGGCTGGATCGCCCTGCACTCCGGGATGGCCGCCGGTGCCCACGCCATCCTGATCCCCGAGCAGCGGGTCAGCATGGACCAGATCTGCGAATGGACCGAACAGGTCCACTCCCGCGGCCGGTCCCCCCTGGTCGTCGTCGCCGAGGGGTTCATCCCCGAAGGTGCTGAGGAGGCGCTGGCCGGCAAGGGGGTGGAGGACTCCGGACGGCCCCGCCTGGGCGGCATCGGCGAATGGGTGACGGCCCAGATCGAGGAGCGTACCGGCATCGAGACCCGCAACACCACGCTCGGCCACATCCAGCGCGGCGGGAACCCCACCGGGTATGACCGGGTGCTCGCCACCCGGTTCGGCATGAAGGCGCTGGACCTCGTCCATGAGAAGGCGTGGGGGCACATGGCCTCGCTGCGCGGCACTGAGATCGTCAAGGTGGACCTGGAGGAGGCCCTCGACGGGCTCAAGGAAGTCCCTCTCGAACGCTACGAGGAGGCCAAGATCCTCTTCGGCCGCTGA
- a CDS encoding YgfZ/GcvT domain-containing protein, whose protein sequence is MTAPSPLLNRHGAVAASGPDEGVAAHYGSPVPEQRALEAGRAVVDLSHYAVVTVSGPDRLSWLTTLSSQQVAGLKPGESSELLLLDISGRIEQAPAITDDGETAWLITEASHGAALAEWLDSMKFTLRVEIADRTAEYAVLGSAAPLPESVESPAAWTDPWPQLAPGAESYSAVAEEEHPGADWAWHLTVVPRRQVEEAIASLEAAGTSLAGMWAYEALRIAAWRPRLAQDVDAKAIPHELDLIRTAVHLSKGCYKGQETIARVHNLGHPPRRLVFLHLDGSEHTLPAPGAEVLAPKDPGDRDSLAKERSVGVVTSAARHHEAGPIALALVKRKVDTEAQLVVRHRPPQEEGSEEPPEPAFYAAGQELIVRPDAGQAVGRPQGDFLRGRPR, encoded by the coding sequence GTGACTGCACCGTCACCTCTGCTGAACCGCCATGGTGCGGTGGCCGCATCCGGGCCCGACGAAGGCGTCGCAGCCCATTACGGCAGCCCCGTGCCCGAGCAGCGAGCGCTGGAGGCCGGCCGTGCCGTGGTGGACCTGTCCCACTATGCGGTGGTGACGGTCTCCGGGCCCGACCGGCTGTCCTGGCTGACCACCCTGAGCTCCCAGCAGGTCGCCGGCCTGAAGCCGGGAGAGTCCTCCGAGCTGCTGCTGCTGGACATCTCCGGCCGCATCGAGCAGGCACCCGCCATCACCGACGACGGCGAGACTGCCTGGCTCATCACCGAGGCGTCCCACGGCGCCGCGCTGGCCGAGTGGCTGGACTCGATGAAGTTCACGCTGCGGGTGGAGATCGCTGACCGCACCGCCGAGTATGCGGTGCTCGGCTCCGCAGCGCCGCTGCCGGAAAGCGTCGAGTCCCCGGCGGCGTGGACCGATCCGTGGCCGCAGCTGGCCCCCGGTGCCGAGAGCTACTCGGCTGTGGCCGAGGAGGAGCACCCAGGCGCCGACTGGGCCTGGCACCTTACGGTGGTGCCCCGCCGCCAGGTGGAGGAGGCCATCGCCTCCCTGGAGGCCGCCGGCACCAGTCTGGCAGGCATGTGGGCCTATGAGGCGCTGCGGATCGCTGCTTGGCGTCCCCGGCTTGCCCAGGACGTGGACGCCAAGGCGATCCCGCACGAATTGGACCTGATTCGCACTGCCGTTCATCTGAGCAAGGGGTGCTACAAGGGGCAGGAGACCATCGCCCGAGTGCATAACCTGGGGCACCCGCCTCGTCGCCTCGTGTTCCTGCACCTCGACGGCTCCGAGCACACGCTTCCCGCCCCCGGGGCTGAGGTGCTGGCGCCGAAGGACCCCGGCGATCGTGATTCCCTCGCCAAGGAGCGCTCTGTGGGCGTGGTCACCTCAGCGGCCCGCCACCATGAGGCCGGTCCGATTGCGCTGGCCCTGGTGAAGCGGAAGGTGGACACGGAGGCGCAGCTGGTGGTCCGCCATCGGCCCCCGCAGGAGGAAGGCTCGGAGGAGCCGCCGGAGCCGGCCTTCTACGCCGCGGGACAGGAGCTCATCGTCCGGCCGGACGCGGGCCAGGCCGTCGGCAGGCCCCAGGGCGATTTCCTGAGGGGCAGGCCCCGCTGA
- a CDS encoding winged helix-turn-helix transcriptional regulator has product MAQVLLLSDSPEDALPSLELLNHRTRPFPSEASSIVRAPTVDITLVDARNNLSHARSLCQLVRSSMLSPVIVIVNEAALPTLNESWQADDFILTGASPGEVDARIRMAAVETQEEAPAGEIRAGAIVIDETTYMATIHGKLLNLTYKEFELLKHLALHPGQVFTRDRLLHEVWGYDYFGGTRTVDVHIRRLRSKLGPEHESLIGTVRNVGYRLLVDGEADDA; this is encoded by the coding sequence ATGGCGCAGGTGCTCCTGCTCTCCGACTCCCCCGAGGACGCTCTGCCCTCTCTGGAGCTGCTGAACCACCGGACCCGTCCGTTCCCGTCGGAGGCCTCCTCCATCGTTCGGGCGCCCACGGTGGACATCACACTGGTGGATGCCCGGAACAATCTCAGCCACGCGCGCTCCCTCTGCCAACTGGTCAGGTCCTCGATGCTCTCCCCGGTCATCGTCATCGTCAACGAGGCCGCGCTGCCGACGCTGAACGAGTCCTGGCAGGCCGACGACTTCATCCTCACCGGCGCGAGCCCGGGCGAAGTGGACGCCCGCATCCGCATGGCGGCTGTGGAGACGCAGGAGGAGGCTCCCGCCGGGGAGATCCGCGCCGGCGCCATCGTCATCGACGAGACCACCTATATGGCCACCATCCACGGCAAGCTGCTCAACCTCACCTATAAGGAGTTCGAGCTGCTCAAGCACCTCGCGCTGCACCCGGGCCAGGTGTTCACCCGCGACCGGCTGCTTCACGAGGTGTGGGGGTACGACTACTTCGGCGGCACACGCACCGTGGACGTGCACATCCGGCGCCTGCGCTCCAAGCTGGGGCCGGAGCACGAATCGCTCATCGGCACAGTGCGCAACGTCGGCTACCGGCTGCTGGTGGACGGCGAGGCCGACGACGCCTGA